CTTATACACATCTAGATGTGTATAAGAGACAGCGCCAAGATCGACCGGAGCCGGCTGTCCCGCTGGGCTACGCGGGTGCTGGCCGGCGGGCGGCCAGGGAAGCCATGAGGGTCCTCGTCACCGGAGCAAGCGGGCTGCTCGGGGGAGAAGTTGCCAGGCTGCTGGTGCGCCAGGGCCATGACGTCACCACCTTCCAGCGCCGTCCGTCAGGGGTCGACGGCGCCACGGACTTCTGCGGGTCCGTCGCGGACGCTGAAGCGCTGCGGAAAGCAGTCGAAGGCGCGGAAGGAATCATCCACCTGGCAGCAAAGGTTTCTTTCGCGGGTCGTGCCGCGGAGTTCGATGAGGTGAATGTTGAAGGCACCCGCCGCCTGCTCCATGCCGCCCGTGCGGCCGGAGTGCGGGACCTGGTGTATGTGTCCTCCCCGTCCGTAGCCAATACCGGTGCCGCGATCGCCGGGCTGGGCGCGGAGCCGGCTGACCCGCAGCGTGCGCACGGTGACTACTCCCGCACCAAGGCCGAGGCTGAGCTGTTGGCGCTCGCAGCCGACGCTCCGGAATTCCGGGTCGCAGCCGTGCGGCCCCACATCGTCTGGGGCCCCGGGGACACCCAACTGGTGGAACGGGTCCTGGCACGTGCAAGCCGTCACCGCCTGCCGCTGCTCGATGCCGGTGCGGCCCTGATCGACACCACC
This window of the Arthrobacter sp. KBS0703 genome carries:
- a CDS encoding NAD(P)-dependent oxidoreductase; amino-acid sequence: MRVLVTGASGLLGGEVARLLVRQGHDVTTFQRRPSGVDGATDFCGSVADAEALRKAVEGAEGIIHLAAKVSFAGRAAEFDEVNVEGTRRLLHAARAAGVRDLVYVSSPSVANTGAAIAGLGAEPADPQRAHGDYSRTKAEAELLALAADAPEFRVAAVRPHIVWGPGDTQLVERVLARASRHRLPLLDAGAALIDTTYVDNAAAAIVAALHRMEHVHGRAVVVSNGEPRPVGELLAGICAAGGVPAPSWHVPGAVARAAGAVVEKLWTWVGRKEEPPMTRFLAEQLSTAHWFDQRETRELLDWTPAVSIDEGLARLADAYAARVGPARVAVAETGHRAEHPPAHRLGICPP